In Nocardioides sp. InS609-2, a single genomic region encodes these proteins:
- the panB gene encoding 3-methyl-2-oxobutanoate hydroxymethyltransferase has product MSEQQSGEIAAPYGTGSASPAKPVKRVRTHHLREMKERGEKVTMLTAYDMYTAATFDEAGVELLLVGDSASNNVFGNETSLPVTVDELLPLTRAVARSVKRAMVVGDLPFGSYQASPEQGYLTAVRFMKEAGAHCVKLEGGAEMAPVIEKCTRGGIPVMAHIGFTPQSEHTLGGYRVQGRGEQADRILADAHAVQEAGAFAVVMEMVPADVAARVTKELDISTIGIGAGPDCDGQVLVWQDAFGLRTGRMATFVKQYADVHGVLLEAARAYADDVRGGSFPGPEHSF; this is encoded by the coding sequence ATGAGCGAGCAGCAGTCAGGTGAGATCGCCGCGCCGTACGGCACCGGGTCGGCCTCCCCCGCAAAGCCCGTCAAGCGGGTGCGCACCCATCATCTGCGGGAGATGAAGGAGCGCGGCGAGAAGGTCACGATGCTCACCGCCTACGACATGTACACCGCGGCCACGTTCGACGAGGCCGGCGTCGAGCTGCTCCTCGTGGGCGACAGCGCCTCCAACAACGTCTTCGGCAACGAGACCTCCCTGCCGGTCACGGTCGACGAGTTACTCCCCTTGACCCGTGCGGTGGCCCGCTCGGTCAAGCGTGCCATGGTCGTCGGTGACCTGCCGTTCGGCTCCTACCAGGCGTCGCCCGAGCAGGGCTATCTCACCGCCGTGCGCTTCATGAAGGAAGCCGGCGCGCACTGCGTGAAACTCGAGGGCGGCGCCGAGATGGCGCCTGTGATCGAGAAGTGCACCCGCGGCGGCATCCCCGTGATGGCCCACATCGGTTTCACACCGCAGAGCGAGCACACCCTGGGTGGCTACCGCGTGCAGGGTCGCGGCGAGCAGGCCGACCGCATCCTCGCTGACGCCCATGCCGTGCAGGAAGCGGGCGCGTTCGCCGTCGTCATGGAGATGGTGCCCGCCGACGTCGCCGCGCGGGTCACCAAGGAGCTGGACATCTCGACCATCGGCATCGGCGCCGGGCCCGACTGCGACGGCCAGGTGCTGGTCTGGCAGGACGCCTTCGGTCTGCGCACCGGCCGGATGGCGACCTTCGTCAAGCAGTACGCCGACGTGCACGGCGTACTCCTCGAAGCGGCCCGGGCCTACGCCGACGACGTACGCGGCGGCTCGTTCCCCGGCCCCGAGCACTCCTTCTAG
- a CDS encoding alpha/beta hydrolase — MTQIDVPAKIAEIQELEAKATASTVTTALRGSATAVSDVATWTSSHGAPADWTGDAAEAADHAITSFGKDADAVTAALEKATTACDVYVDQVVQLTADREGLESDRIELNNAIDALLTEIESATEEDVPALQTKAETLRNRATTMRSRMTSFWERVTSAEDRFINVLQSVDTKAEGQTAATSAGRPNTGELVNQLKNVGTDPAAVTAWWKGLSGAEREALKISDPDLIGNVNGIPTGDRDEANRTSLQRDLDFLEGLGDEHEDLTSEQEATLKNAKAARDALDIPASLGQDDVDVNLIVYQPTAFNGDGAAAVSYGDPDTADNTAVIVPGIMNDGSSIAAQGKDAYTLYQNAIRNGESMASIAWMGYDSPNWNPEGVLDYPGDGLDIGSVVQEDKAIAGGHALSDFVDGLRATDEGDKSHLSVIGHSYGSTTAAHAAAGDGLDADSLTLIGSPGAGGDNVNGVGDLHMPEGKVYAGAADNDFVSWLGRDGDLGMGPDPTQADFGAKVFGSDPGKDFHVENIGQGVDNHTSYFDPQLNPTSLDNLTSIAQGDEPDLIGGRTQEANDYAKDWAKDEAVHQVDRAADVVVEEVRTTIDEANEVYEGGKEWAGDRWDDVTGLF; from the coding sequence CAGATCGACGTGCCAGCCAAGATCGCGGAGATCCAGGAGCTCGAGGCCAAGGCGACCGCATCCACGGTCACCACGGCGCTCCGCGGGTCGGCGACGGCAGTGAGCGATGTGGCCACCTGGACCAGCAGCCACGGCGCGCCGGCCGACTGGACCGGCGACGCCGCCGAAGCCGCCGACCACGCGATAACCTCGTTCGGCAAGGACGCCGACGCGGTCACAGCCGCTCTGGAGAAGGCGACCACCGCGTGCGACGTCTACGTCGACCAGGTCGTGCAGCTCACGGCCGACCGTGAAGGCCTGGAGTCAGACCGGATCGAACTCAACAACGCCATCGACGCCCTGCTCACCGAGATCGAGAGCGCGACCGAGGAGGACGTACCCGCGCTCCAGACAAAGGCCGAGACCCTGCGCAACAGGGCGACCACGATGCGCAGCCGGATGACCAGCTTCTGGGAGCGGGTGACGTCGGCCGAGGATCGCTTCATCAACGTCCTGCAGTCGGTCGACACGAAGGCCGAGGGGCAGACCGCGGCCACCAGCGCCGGTCGGCCCAACACCGGCGAGCTGGTCAACCAGCTGAAGAACGTCGGCACCGACCCCGCGGCCGTCACGGCCTGGTGGAAGGGCCTCTCCGGCGCCGAGCGTGAAGCGCTCAAGATCAGCGACCCCGACCTCATCGGCAACGTCAACGGCATCCCGACCGGCGACCGCGACGAAGCCAACCGCACGTCGTTGCAGCGCGACCTCGACTTCCTCGAGGGCCTGGGCGACGAACATGAAGACCTGACCTCCGAGCAGGAGGCGACGCTCAAGAACGCCAAGGCTGCTCGCGACGCTCTCGACATCCCGGCGTCACTGGGCCAGGACGACGTCGACGTGAATCTCATCGTCTACCAGCCCACCGCGTTCAACGGCGACGGCGCTGCGGCAGTGAGCTACGGCGATCCCGACACCGCCGACAACACGGCCGTGATCGTGCCCGGCATCATGAACGACGGGTCGAGCATCGCCGCCCAGGGCAAGGACGCGTACACGCTGTACCAGAACGCCATCCGCAACGGCGAGTCGATGGCGAGCATCGCCTGGATGGGCTACGACTCCCCCAACTGGAACCCCGAGGGCGTGCTCGACTACCCCGGCGACGGCCTCGACATCGGCAGCGTGGTCCAGGAGGACAAGGCGATCGCCGGCGGGCACGCACTCTCCGACTTCGTCGACGGCCTGCGGGCGACCGACGAGGGCGACAAGTCGCATCTCTCGGTCATCGGGCACAGCTATGGCTCGACGACGGCGGCGCACGCGGCCGCCGGTGACGGTCTCGACGCCGACTCCCTCACACTGATCGGCAGCCCCGGCGCAGGCGGTGACAACGTGAACGGCGTGGGCGACCTGCACATGCCCGAGGGCAAGGTCTACGCCGGAGCCGCCGACAACGACTTCGTCAGCTGGCTGGGCCGCGACGGCGACCTCGGCATGGGCCCGGACCCGACGCAGGCAGACTTCGGGGCCAAGGTCTTCGGGAGCGACCCCGGCAAGGACTTCCACGTGGAGAACATCGGTCAAGGCGTCGACAACCACACGTCGTACTTCGACCCCCAGCTCAACCCGACGTCCCTGGACAACCTGACCTCCATCGCCCAGGGCGACGAGCCGGACCTCATCGGCGGACGCACCCAGGAGGCCAACGACTACGCCAAGGACTGGGCCAAGGACGAGGCCGTCCACCAGGTCGATCGGGCCGCCGACGTTGTCGTCGAAGAGGTCCGCACGACGATCGACGAAGCCAACGAGGTCTACGAGGGCGGCAAGGAGTGGGCAGGCGATCGGTGGGACGACGTCACCGGCCTGTTCTAG